From the Pseudomonas baltica genome, one window contains:
- the parE gene encoding DNA topoisomerase IV subunit B, whose product MANPSASSYNADAIEVLSGLDPVRKRPGMYTDTSRPNHLAQEVIDNSVDEAMAGHAKSIQVILHADHSLEVSDDGRGMPVDIHPEEGVSGVELILTKLHAGGKFSNKNYQFSGGLHGVGISVVNALSNQVRVKVKRDGNEYQMTFADGFKASELEIVGTVGKRNTGTSVYFAPDPKYFDSPKFSISRLKHVLKAKAVLCPGLLVSFEDKSSGEKVEWHYEDGLRSYLIDAVSDFIRLPEEPFCGSLAGNKEAVDWALLWLPEGGDVVQESYVNLIPTAQGGTHVNGLRQGLLDAMREFCEFRNLLPRGLKLAPEDVWERIAFVLSTKMQDAQFSGQTKERLSSREAAAFVSGVVKDAFSLWLNAHPELGLQLAELAISNAGRRLKASKKVERKRITQGPALPGKLADCAGQDLARTELFLVEGDSAGGSAKQARDKEFQAILPLRGKILNTWEVDGSEVLASQEVHNIAVAIGVDPGAADISQLRYGKICILADADSDGLHIATLLCALFVQHFRPLVDAGHVYVAMPPLYRIDLGKEIYYALDEAERDGILDRLVAEKKRGKPQVTRFKGLGEMNPPQLRETTMDPNTRRLVQLTLEDYPKASEMMDMLLAKKRAGDRKTWLETKGNLAEVLT is encoded by the coding sequence ATGGCCAATCCCAGCGCTAGCTCTTATAACGCAGACGCCATCGAAGTCCTCTCGGGCCTCGACCCGGTGCGCAAACGCCCGGGCATGTACACCGACACCAGCCGGCCGAACCACCTCGCCCAGGAAGTCATCGACAACAGCGTCGACGAAGCCATGGCTGGTCACGCCAAGAGCATCCAGGTCATCCTTCACGCCGACCACTCGCTCGAAGTCAGCGACGACGGCCGCGGCATGCCGGTGGACATCCACCCGGAAGAGGGCGTCTCGGGGGTCGAACTGATCCTCACCAAGCTGCATGCGGGCGGTAAGTTCTCCAACAAGAACTACCAGTTTTCGGGCGGCTTGCACGGTGTGGGTATCTCGGTGGTCAACGCCCTGTCCAATCAGGTGCGCGTCAAGGTCAAGCGTGACGGCAACGAATATCAGATGACCTTCGCCGACGGCTTCAAGGCCAGCGAGCTGGAGATAGTCGGCACCGTCGGCAAGCGCAACACCGGCACCAGCGTGTATTTCGCCCCGGACCCGAAGTACTTCGATTCGCCCAAGTTCTCCATCAGCCGCCTCAAGCACGTGCTCAAGGCCAAGGCCGTGTTGTGCCCGGGGCTGCTGGTCAGCTTCGAAGACAAAAGCAGCGGCGAGAAGGTCGAATGGCACTACGAAGACGGCCTGCGCTCGTACCTGATCGACGCCGTCAGCGACTTCATCCGCCTGCCCGAGGAGCCGTTCTGCGGCAGCCTGGCCGGTAACAAGGAGGCCGTCGACTGGGCGCTGCTGTGGCTGCCCGAAGGCGGCGACGTGGTGCAGGAAAGCTACGTCAACCTGATCCCCACGGCTCAGGGCGGCACCCACGTCAACGGCCTGCGCCAAGGCCTGCTGGATGCGATGCGCGAGTTCTGCGAGTTCCGCAACCTGCTGCCGCGCGGCCTCAAGCTGGCCCCGGAAGACGTCTGGGAGCGCATCGCCTTCGTGCTCTCGACCAAGATGCAGGACGCGCAGTTCTCGGGCCAGACCAAGGAGCGTCTGTCGTCCCGTGAAGCCGCCGCGTTCGTGTCCGGGGTGGTCAAGGACGCCTTCAGCCTGTGGCTCAACGCACACCCCGAACTGGGCCTGCAATTGGCCGAGCTGGCCATCAGCAACGCTGGCCGCCGCCTCAAGGCCAGCAAGAAGGTCGAGCGCAAGCGCATCACCCAAGGCCCGGCATTGCCCGGCAAGCTGGCCGATTGCGCCGGCCAGGACCTGGCCCGCACCGAGCTGTTCCTGGTCGAGGGTGACTCCGCCGGCGGTTCGGCCAAGCAGGCTCGAGACAAGGAATTCCAGGCCATCCTGCCGCTGCGCGGGAAGATCCTCAACACCTGGGAAGTCGACGGCAGCGAAGTGCTGGCCAGCCAGGAAGTGCATAACATCGCCGTGGCCATCGGTGTCGATCCGGGCGCCGCGGACATCAGCCAGCTGCGCTACGGCAAGATCTGCATCCTCGCCGACGCCGACTCCGACGGCCTGCACATCGCGACCCTGTTGTGCGCATTGTTCGTCCAGCATTTCCGCCCGCTGGTGGATGCCGGCCACGTGTACGTCGCCATGCCGCCGCTGTACCGCATCGACCTCGGCAAAGAGATCTACTACGCCCTCGACGAAGCCGAGCGCGACGGCATCCTCGATCGCCTGGTGGCCGAGAAGAAGCGGGGCAAACCGCAGGTCACCCGCTTCAAAGGCCTGGGTGAAATGAACCCGCCACAGTTGCGCGAAACCACCATGGACCCGAACACCCGGCGCCTGGTGCAATTGACCCTGGAGGACTACCCCAAGGCCTCGGAGATGATGGACATGCTGCTGGCGAAAAAACGCGCCGGCGACCGCAAGACCTGGCTGGAGACCAAGGGCAACCTGGCCGAGGTGCTGACCTGA
- a CDS encoding esterase-like activity of phytase family protein, translating into MRAALAAWLLMTLCLATTLATAAPVEELRLLAEHPVEGMRDGNLSGLAICGGELYTESDRDDDRIYRLDTRQPVWQAETQRFDVPTPAPSGLSWGMNVRTWAAGFVRGGTLDFEGISCDAAGNRYLVSEARAQVLKISPEGEAQWLNISPALVREARAAGLLAHFNAIFEGLAINPAGDQLWLAAERSRRGLLKANLHGSEWTCDGACVLLSEDGVQARPAAAIPSDLPLVIDFSDLAWFNGKLYTLERNAYQICRRDTRTVAVERCWSFADAALTPARRYAKPYGVAEALVVDAQGAWIGNDNNDWARGDGDVRPIVWRFAAPVDGWEARP; encoded by the coding sequence ATGCGTGCGGCGTTGGCAGCCTGGCTGCTGATGACGCTGTGTTTGGCCACGACGCTGGCAACCGCCGCTCCGGTGGAGGAGCTGCGGCTGCTCGCCGAACACCCGGTCGAAGGCATGCGGGACGGCAATCTGTCGGGCCTGGCGATCTGTGGCGGCGAGCTCTATACCGAGTCGGACCGCGACGATGATCGTATCTATCGCCTGGATACCCGCCAGCCGGTGTGGCAGGCCGAGACGCAACGTTTCGACGTGCCGACGCCTGCGCCCAGCGGCCTGAGCTGGGGCATGAACGTGCGCACCTGGGCCGCGGGCTTCGTGCGCGGTGGCACCCTCGACTTCGAGGGCATCAGCTGCGACGCCGCCGGTAATCGCTATCTGGTCAGCGAGGCGCGCGCGCAAGTGCTCAAGATCAGCCCCGAGGGCGAGGCGCAGTGGCTGAACATCAGCCCGGCGCTGGTCCGTGAAGCCCGTGCGGCAGGATTACTGGCGCATTTCAATGCGATTTTCGAAGGGCTGGCGATCAATCCGGCGGGTGATCAGCTGTGGTTGGCCGCCGAGCGTTCGCGCCGCGGCTTGCTCAAGGCCAACTTGCACGGGAGCGAGTGGACCTGCGACGGCGCCTGCGTGCTGCTCAGTGAAGACGGCGTGCAAGCACGACCGGCCGCCGCCATCCCTAGCGACCTGCCGCTGGTGATCGATTTCTCCGACCTGGCCTGGTTCAACGGCAAGCTCTACACCCTTGAGCGCAACGCCTATCAGATCTGCCGGCGTGACACCCGCACCGTGGCCGTCGAGCGCTGCTGGTCGTTCGCCGACGCGGCCCTGACCCCGGCCCGGCGCTACGCCAAACCCTATGGTGTGGCCGAGGCGCTGGTGGTCGACGCCCAAGGTGCCTGGATCGGCAACGACAACAACGACTGGGCTCGTGGCGATGGCGATGTCCGCCCCATCGTCTGGCGCTTTGCCGCCCCGGTCGACGGCTGGGAGGCACGCCCTTGA
- a CDS encoding TIGR02281 family clan AA aspartic protease, whose product MVAWIAGLFLATRYFAGREEHEANPNTQVSSAHGQGYIEVQLAGNRQGHFVASGMINQLPVQFMLDTGATDVAIPASVASQLTLQRGMPVQINTANGRSEGYRTQLDQVKLGDIVLRDVRAVVTPGLDGDQVLLGMSALRQLEFTQRGGNMLLRQTTQ is encoded by the coding sequence ATGGTGGCGTGGATTGCCGGGCTGTTCCTGGCCACGCGCTATTTTGCCGGCCGTGAAGAGCACGAAGCCAACCCCAACACTCAGGTCAGCTCCGCGCACGGCCAGGGTTATATCGAGGTGCAACTGGCCGGCAATCGCCAAGGGCATTTCGTCGCCAGCGGCATGATCAACCAGTTGCCCGTGCAGTTCATGCTCGACACCGGCGCTACCGACGTGGCGATTCCGGCCAGTGTCGCCAGCCAGCTGACCTTGCAGCGCGGCATGCCGGTGCAGATCAACACCGCCAACGGCCGCAGCGAGGGCTATCGCACCCAGCTCGATCAGGTGAAACTGGGCGATATCGTCCTGCGTGACGTGCGCGCGGTGGTCACCCCGGGGCTGGACGGCGACCAGGTATTGCTGGGCATGAGCGCCCTGAGACAACTTGAATTTACCCAGCGCGGTGGCAACATGCTGCTGCGCCAGACCACACAATGA